ATGTGGCTGTAAATTGGGGGCTGATACTACGATTAAAGTGTTTGGAAAATTGGGACGAGAAACTGGCATGAAAGAATATAATTCTCTAATAAAACTCTGTATAGAGAGGGCGAGAGAAACTAATGATGAAGAGGTGTCGTTGCAGCAACTTTCAAAGGCTTATCAACTTCTTAAATCAATGACGGAACAGGGTTTCCCAGTAGAAGAGGAGAGCTATGGTCCAATTCTTATGTATTTTGTTGATTATGGCATGGTACAGGAGTTTGATTTTTACTGCGAGCTCATTATAGATAGAAATGCTGATTCACTTGCAAGATTAGCTTACTATGAGATGTTTCTTTGGACtaaagttcaaaatgaagataAAATAGAAGAACTCCTCTACCATCTTTCTCTTTATGATGGTACCGATAAATCTGTCTTCCAAGGTTTGCGAATTACTGACACATGCTCTATTACTATTTCAGATTGTATTAACTGATTGTTTGATCCTGTTGTATATTAGAAGTTACGTGTGGTATGTTGCACTTAATGATTAGCTATTAAAATGCTTGAGTTACATGCCTCTTTTTGTCATGTTTACttgatctttttttaaaaatcaagtttGTTGCATATTATGTTTGTAATTCATTTGcaaattgttgatgaatttaGACTATGTCCTTGCAATGTCATACAAATTGTTCTG
This window of the Capsicum annuum cultivar UCD-10X-F1 unplaced genomic scaffold, UCD10Xv1.1 ctg77637, whole genome shotgun sequence genome carries:
- the LOC124885167 gene encoding pentatricopeptide repeat-containing protein At4g21880, mitochondrial-like — translated: ESPTLLSTELSSIFCGDLDSDLTYSEESSYRSGLENVLDVPWLANEGKCNTSARQKVISRERKEKWTFKNTEISRFHQLVNQCGCKLGADTTIKVFGKLGRETGMKEYNSLIKLCIERARETNDEEVSLQQLSKAYQLLKSMTEQGFPVEEESYGPILMYFVDYGMVQEFDFYCELIIDRNADSLARLAYYEMFLWTKVQNEDKIEELLYHLSLYDGTDKSVFQGLRITDTCSITISDCIN